Within Candidatus Bathyarchaeota archaeon, the genomic segment AGGCGACCTACCTTACCATCAATGGTGGGTTCTACCCGGCGGCTACGTTAGACCAGACGAGACTCTTGAGCAAGCGATAATTCGGGAAGTCAAAGAGGAAACGGGTTTGGAGGTTGCGTCAAACAATTTTTTGGGCGTGTTTGAAGATTTTCTCACCGAAAACGAGGAACCAATACATCACATCATCGTTGCTTACAAGGTTGATGTAGTCGGCGGCGAAATTATCTTTTCAAGAGAAGCTACAGCCTATAAATGGCTAACTCTCCAAGACGCTCTGGACTCAAAAGAAATTCCTGACGTATTCAAAAAGGTATTGGCGACTGCTGGGAAAACAAAAAGCAAACGGTTCTTCCTAAAAAAGAATTAACTACAAAATAAGTGAATCAATCAATGGTGACAGCAGCTACCGATTTTTCCTCAATGCGTGGCGAGATGGAAAAAACAGGGCAAACCATCATAGAAATCGCAAACCAAACAAGCAACACCGTAATCGCTGATTTTACAGCAGAAGTCATGGATAAACTGTCCAAAGAAGAATTCTACCTCGCCATATTGGGGCTTTTCAAACGTGGAAAATCCACCCTCATAAACGCCCTCCTCGGACTGGAGATAGTGCCCACAGGTGTCATCCCTGTTACCTCCGTCATAACCCGAATCCGGTACGGCGCAGATTTGAAGGCAAAAATCTACTTCAGCGGAGGCACCGAAGAAGTGCCCGTTGAATCCTTAAAAGATTACGTAACTGAAGAGGGAAACCCCAACAACTCCAAAAACGTTGTCATCGCCGACATCTATGTCCCCTCCGCCATCTTGAAAGGCGGATTAATTTTAATCGACACTCCTGGTGTAGGCTCAACGTATCTTAGCGGCACAACCACTACTTTTCAGTTTCTTGACCGCGTAGACTTTGCAGTCTTTGTCTTAGCTGTCGACCCCCCTGTTGGTCAACAAGAACTGGAACTGCTGGGCAGTTTAGCCTCAAAATCAAGCAAAATCCTCTTTGTCCTAAACAAAATCGACTACGTTTCCCCCTCAGACGTG encodes:
- a CDS encoding NUDIX hydrolase, producing MISERDSIKGKVLVSVCAVIEGTEKEVLLIREGDLPYHQWWVLPGGYVRPDETLEQAIIREVKEETGLEVASNNFLGVFEDFLTENEEPIHHIIVAYKVDVVGGEIIFSREATAYKWLTLQDALDSKEIPDVFKKVLATAGKTKSKRFFLKKN